A genomic window from Aulosira sp. FACHB-615 includes:
- the phoU gene encoding phosphate signaling complex protein PhoU, protein MEAVVYNPNPDSSQLARAIRRLERDVLRMGALVEQSFRLSHQALFARNLTAAEELPQLDKKIDRFYRQIESDCTAIMTQAPTAQDLRCLSAFMQLVRDLERIGDYAKDLGKIAVKLFPYPPHTSLPEIEIMSHHAQAMLATSLVALADLDEAGGRGIKHLDDAVDNAYDRLYQTLAQQRDIPGVVEPIILLALAIRCLERMADHATNIGQRVAYIVTGQRG, encoded by the coding sequence GTGGAAGCTGTCGTTTATAATCCCAACCCTGACAGTTCTCAGTTGGCGCGTGCCATCAGGCGCTTAGAACGAGATGTTTTACGTATGGGAGCTTTGGTAGAACAATCATTTCGCCTCAGCCACCAAGCGTTATTTGCTCGTAACCTTACGGCTGCTGAAGAACTCCCCCAATTAGATAAAAAAATTGACCGTTTTTATAGACAAATAGAATCAGACTGTACAGCCATCATGACTCAAGCACCAACAGCCCAAGATTTGCGCTGTTTGAGTGCTTTTATGCAATTAGTCCGAGATTTAGAACGGATAGGAGATTATGCTAAAGATTTAGGCAAAATAGCAGTTAAACTTTTCCCTTATCCACCTCATACATCTTTACCAGAAATTGAAATCATGTCACACCATGCCCAAGCAATGTTAGCAACTAGCTTGGTAGCTTTGGCTGATTTAGATGAAGCTGGTGGACGAGGAATTAAGCACTTAGATGATGCGGTAGATAATGCGTATGATCGCCTTTATCAAACTTTAGCTCAACAACGGGATATTCCTGGAGTGGTGGAGCCAATTATTTTGTTAGCACTAGCAATTCGTTGTTTGGAACGGATGGCAGATCACGCTACTAATATTGGTCAGAGAGTAGCATATATTGTCACTGGTCAACGAGGTTAA
- a CDS encoding PhoX family phosphatase, giving the protein MSIKRRDLLLLMGGSASALALANLTGCGQKTTTQRNTSFVGESAFSFKPIKGPIPLETAGFNREQQQVQYSSYEIVDDLVLPEGFGYQVIAAWGDQVGDSRFGYNNDYLSFISTTENAGYLAVNFEYISAIPWMETYQQVIGQSLPFAEVKAALDSTNSGKSAINAYTLPDNNPVKAQIAEICQAALLDQGLGVISLQKTANGKWERTNSPADRRISGISGLKDNRYLKATGPAVAIFRKQTGQGYIDKLGDRIIGTFANCAGGTTPWGTVLSAEENFQAQVPEPVYADGTAFDPGTLPFALGDEELFGQGNVFGLAGNKYGWIVEIDPANPQDYGTKHTWLGRYRHEAVGVRVEAGKPLAFYSGCDRRGGHIYKFVSRDQVKNPQDKGNSRLLQQGMLYAAKFNADGTGSWIPLKAETPVNPDVPSQIAGNIILLPLGTKAETTDLKAGYFAVSKDEAIAQYKQKYQKLADLYTGNTEEKQGAILIDAHYAANAAGATCTARPEDTEIAPNGDLYITFTSGAPDKQGGSDVRVFKSPKGEPGYEYGWVMRLTEDNNDPAAMSFRWQMLATGGEPAAGGMGFANPDNLLLDRQGNVWMVTDISTTKLNNAVNNRNAEPGKSVSLSGLFGNNSMWFIPTSGADAGKAFLFAMGPMECETTGPCFTNDQTTMFLSIQHPGETNGTRKNQAIETRQFVVTHTTGEEFLQTRKVPVGSNWPDKTPNAPPKPAVIAITKTAISTNKTYQNIQLAT; this is encoded by the coding sequence ATGAGTATCAAGCGTCGGGATTTATTGCTATTGATGGGAGGTAGCGCGAGTGCATTGGCGCTGGCTAATCTCACAGGTTGCGGTCAAAAGACAACGACGCAAAGAAACACATCATTTGTAGGAGAATCGGCATTTTCATTTAAACCAATTAAAGGGCCGATTCCCTTAGAAACAGCAGGCTTCAATCGAGAACAGCAACAAGTTCAATATAGTAGTTATGAAATTGTAGATGACTTGGTACTGCCAGAAGGGTTTGGATATCAAGTCATTGCGGCTTGGGGTGATCAAGTCGGGGATTCGCGCTTTGGTTACAACAACGATTATTTATCGTTTATCTCCACCACTGAAAATGCTGGCTATCTGGCAGTGAACTTTGAGTATATCAGTGCAATTCCTTGGATGGAAACCTATCAGCAAGTCATTGGTCAATCATTACCATTTGCTGAGGTGAAAGCGGCTTTAGACAGCACAAATTCCGGGAAAAGTGCCATTAACGCATATACTTTGCCAGATAATAATCCAGTAAAAGCTCAAATTGCCGAAATTTGTCAAGCAGCTTTATTAGACCAAGGTTTAGGTGTAATTTCCCTGCAAAAAACAGCCAATGGCAAGTGGGAAAGAACCAATTCCCCAGCAGATAGACGCATTAGTGGAATTTCGGGCTTAAAAGATAATCGTTATTTAAAAGCCACAGGCCCCGCCGTGGCAATATTTCGCAAGCAAACAGGACAAGGATACATCGATAAACTGGGCGATCGCATTATTGGGACTTTCGCCAACTGTGCAGGGGGAACAACACCTTGGGGTACAGTTTTGAGTGCCGAAGAAAATTTCCAAGCCCAAGTGCCAGAACCAGTTTATGCTGATGGTACAGCTTTTGACCCTGGGACATTGCCCTTTGCTTTGGGTGATGAAGAATTATTCGGACAAGGAAATGTATTTGGTTTAGCCGGGAATAAATATGGTTGGATTGTGGAAATTGACCCTGCCAACCCCCAAGATTACGGGACAAAACACACTTGGTTAGGACGTTATCGCCATGAAGCCGTCGGTGTGCGGGTAGAAGCAGGTAAACCACTCGCGTTTTATTCAGGATGCGATCGCCGTGGTGGACATATATATAAATTTGTCAGCCGTGATCAGGTAAAAAATCCCCAAGACAAAGGCAATTCACGGCTATTACAACAGGGAATGCTGTACGCCGCCAAATTCAACGCTGATGGTACTGGTAGCTGGATACCCCTAAAAGCCGAGACTCCGGTGAATCCAGATGTGCCGAGTCAAATTGCTGGTAATATCATTTTGTTGCCCCTGGGAACCAAAGCTGAAACAACAGACCTGAAGGCGGGTTATTTTGCAGTCAGCAAAGATGAAGCGATCGCCCAGTACAAACAAAAGTATCAAAAACTCGCAGACCTTTACACAGGCAACACTGAAGAAAAACAAGGCGCAATTTTAATTGATGCACATTACGCCGCTAATGCTGCTGGCGCTACCTGCACAGCCCGTCCAGAAGATACAGAAATTGCCCCCAACGGTGATTTATACATCACTTTTACATCTGGTGCGCCAGACAAACAAGGTGGTTCAGATGTGCGAGTATTTAAAAGTCCCAAAGGTGAACCAGGCTATGAATACGGCTGGGTGATGCGTTTAACTGAAGATAACAACGACCCCGCCGCCATGAGTTTTCGTTGGCAAATGTTAGCCACAGGTGGAGAACCAGCCGCAGGCGGGATGGGTTTTGCCAATCCCGATAATTTATTACTCGACCGACAAGGTAATGTCTGGATGGTGACAGATATTTCCACCACCAAACTCAATAACGCCGTGAATAACCGCAATGCTGAACCCGGAAAATCGGTGAGTTTGTCTGGCTTGTTTGGCAATAACTCTATGTGGTTTATCCCCACCAGTGGCGCAGATGCAGGCAAAGCCTTTTTATTTGCAATGGGGCCAATGGAATGTGAAACGACAGGCCCTTGTTTCACAAATGATCAAACAACTATGTTCTTATCTATACAACATCCAGGTGAAACAAATGGCACAAGAAAAAACCAAGCAATCGAAACCAGGCAATTTGTAGTGACCCATACCACAGGTGAAGAATTTTTGCAAACTCGCAAAGTTCCCGTTGGTTCTAATTGGCCTGATAAAACACCAAATGCACCCCCAAAACCGGCGGTTATCGCTATCACAAAAACGGCAATATCTACTAACAAAACCTATCAAAATATTCAATTAGCTACATAA